The genome window CCAAAGACAAAAAAACCCACAACATCAAAGACTTCAAACACCAAAGCCATAACATGAAagaccccaaacaaacaaatccACAATATGGAAGatccaaaacaaacaacacAACTAGCCAACAAAGAACAGCAGCGACCCACCAACCTAAACAAACCAAGCTGTGAAGATATGACTGTATCATTTTACACAGGtcctaattacattgtttcggTTGATAATTACATAGTATATGAcattgattacattgttttgggtGATAATTACATAATATCTGACCTGTAATCTACAAACCAATTTTCAAattctcaaaatcaaatcagggcaaaacaaaatatgtaactaattaataaaattagaaaaaccccaaaccatcaaagtcacaacatggaagaccccaaacaaacaaacccacaatATGGAAGACCCCAAAAtcgaataaatctcaaatctcACATCAAATATCACTTTACTTACAAAATCGTTACATAAAACACAGATCCATGGATTCCATATCATCTATGTTTAGAAACCGGTCAAATCGTCGTCGAAAATGGAATATTGGTTGACCGTTGCCGCCGAGAATGGGTATCAACTTCTCTCATTTCTTTGGGCTTCTCGAATCTTCGACTTGTTTGAAAGAGTCTGTCTTTGTTTTCTCTAAGAGGAAGATAGAGTGAGGGAGAAAGTGAGAAGATGCTCCAACTCTGTGTCGTGATACACTATTGGAATTGGAGTGCTAAACCATCGTTTGTGGAGGAAGAGAGAGTGAGGGAGAAAGTGAGGTAAAGTGAGAGAGAAAAAGGGAAGTGTAGGAAAGTGGAGAGGGTTGCACACCTTTTTAGTctaggttttaattttttgaaattcaaaaaattgtcaTATCATCTGCCATGTGTATTAGGGATATTTAGGGATGTTTGGCTATGTACATCTAGCACTACCGTTTGTCGAAGGATGAAGAAAGACAAGAAACAAGTATTCTCTTTCATTACTCTTCCATTTAATAACTAGATCAAATAAgttctatatttatttatagtgTTTTTCTCCTATGAGAACCATATTTGTGAACCATGTTTGTGAACTTTATCCACAACTGTTGGATCTGATCAACGGGGCAGATGAAGTCACACTTTTAACCCACTTCTAACCAGACTCTCTCACTCACGGGTTCAGCTCCTTCACGTCAATCCGCAGCAGAAACAAACCTCACGATAAATCAGAGACATATCACGCCAATCTGCAGAAACAAAGCTTCTTCTTCGATTCTTAGACCGATATcaggttttcttttccttccttcttttttgaTTATAAAACCTAGTTACCCCTCTCCAAATTGCTAGACATAGGTCACTTCGTGAGGACCCACACAGGTGGTGGTCGACGACGATGACCCAATGGTGTTCGACGGAGACGACCCAGTGGTGACCCAGGTGGTGATTCGATGGCGACGACCCAATGGTGAACCTAGGTGGTGGTGCGCCGACAAAAAGTGGATGGGGGGTTGATCTCTAAGTTTGGGGTTATAGGGTTGCTCTTGTAATCCAAAGTTGTACCCTGCTAATTGCAAGGGTTCTGAAATTTATAAAAGTTCTAACGATTGAATAAATATTACACAATTTGTGCGTATCAGTTATTGGATTTTTCTCTgaatttttcttcattattggATCTCCCTTGAGTTGGTTGTTGATTCTGTTGGTAAGTAGCTCTGATTTGTTCACGAATGGAGAGACAAAAATGGGTCTTCGATTTGGGGTTCTACGAAACGAACAACGCAAGAACAGGGTGGGTTCGGGTGGACAAAAGGGAAGTCTCGACTGGTGTCAATCGAAGGAAGTAGTTGACAAAATGGGTATGTCGATTTGTACAAGACGAAGGTCGGGTTTGTTTCTGGAATTTGTCGCGAAGAGGAACGAAGGAGCTGAACCCGTGAGTGAGAGAGTCTGGTTAGAAGTGGGTAAAAGTGTGACTTCATCTGCACTGTTGATCAGATCCAACGGTTGTGGATAAAGTTCACAAACATGGTTCACAAATATGGTTCTAAGAGGAGAAAAACactttatttatatttacaacAGTTTCCTGGTTTGTTAACCAAATATGAGGCTAAATTATAGGGTTAAGTTCTATTACTTGTAGGAATAGTTATAccattattattagtattaatTTTGCTTGAAAGGCTATATAAGCCGTGGCCTTGTAGTTAGGAGGtatcaaacaaattaataaaaaaaattgagattaaTTCTCTATCTCTCTTGTTCCTCACGTGTGTTCCTCCTCTTCCAAGGAACCAATTCCATGTTGAAACGAATCACGAAAATGACAAACCACCGCTGCAGTTAACTTCGAATCAAGTGTGATTTCAGTGATGTTGATAAATTTGTAAGTTCACCGTCAACAAGAGTGTGAATTTCGACCCGAACCAGTAAGGGAACGTCTTCCCATACACGCGTGAACACTCGTAATAGTACAGTAGCATTCTTCCTGGGATTCTTCCAATTCCCTTCTAATGATCAAGACTTAGATTATTTGTGTATCTTGAAAGTTTGCAAACCACAAAAGATATATCTAATCTTGTacaatgcatagcaaacataagATTACCAATGCGACTTGCATATTCTAGTTGAGGAATTGATCTTTCAATTGGAAAACACTATAGGTCCATAAAACTTAGGTTCCATAAGGTACATAGGGCCCATTTGGTAAAGCTTTTTTACCAGCTTTTTTACTAGCATGTAGCCTAAATGGTACTCACctgccaaacaacaattttccgGCGTCAATTCCTAGACACTTTTGCTAGCATTTTATTGTCAAATGGAAAAGCTACCTTGAAGGACCATTTTACTagcattttgatttattttcccATATTGTCCCTATTATTTTAGTGTTATCTCCATATTATCCCTAAATAGTCATTCTCTCTTCATATtttaataaagataattaattaaaatgtttataaaacattaatttataaaatattaattcattatctttatttagaaattattaattattaattttttacatttatatgcatttattacaatttaaatgcataatacccctacacgtaaCCCTGAgcttattaaataaattaaattaaattaaattgattaattgataatttattatcatctttaattaatttaaattcattatattaattttatgaattaatttgtatgtttagATACAGCGTATACAAGTAAAATGTATgttacccctgcacgtaatttatccaatatgctacacagcacaaatgttaacagtaaaagttcaaccaaacacctacacagcattcaagcagcatatctgctactaaaattgtccagcatttctactaccaccatttctgctagcatatttactactttacaaatgctctaccaaactagcccataATCTATGTGACCACAACAAGCTAAAGGAATCATGGTCCACTCAAGCATCAACCTCCGGAACTCTTGAGTAGTAGGATGACAACTCCATATTCATGGAGGCGACTAAGGGTTCAATAAGAAAGACCGTGTCTATTGTCTTGGATCAAAGATGCGTCATGACTCGGATAAATGCCGAGTTATATGACCAGTTAAGAGAGGAGTCACTTCCTTGCAGCAGTAGTTGTAGCAAGATCAACGAGACCAAAGGATGGAGGATTTTTTTTGCTCGGTATGGTATGCAATCCTTCGGTGTTGATCGTGGCCCCAATGACGATATggaggatgaggaggaggaagaggaggattAGATTTGTATTGTAATAATTTGACAAATAGTTCATATAATTTATTCTCATTTGgagtttttttaatcattttaatataagtatcttaatttaattatattactGATAATTatttagaaaatataaaattatgacAAAAGTCAAATAGAATTAGAAAAATTATTAGTGACGTAAATATATTCCGTCGTAAACATAAAATTATAGATTTTAGCGATGGAACTTTAGTAATAATTTGTCGCTAAATCTAAATTCTAATATCATCACACTATaagaaataaatttcaataattATCAATGATGGAACTTTCGTCGCTATTATCGTTGCCAGTTAGAGATGGAAAAAtccgctttttttttttccagttgcGCGAATTCTATCACTATAATCCGTCGCAAAATGCCCATTGCAAATTTCCATTGTTAAACTTTTGCGACGGAAATTTTTTCATCACATATTCCATCGATGAACGTTTTATTGATGGAATTACCTTGAATTGATACGGAAAAATCCGTCACAAAATTGTCTTTTCTGGTAGTACTCTCACATGGAGGGAGTCTTTGGTTCATTTGAATTTGAACGAAGAAAGGTGGGGCCAAAATACTTGGCGCAGAGCTTGAAAAGATAACACTTGacatatttgggaaaatattgaGTACTGTAGAGGACCAACCCTTTGCATTTCTTACTGAAATGGTATAGGTTTTGTTTGGCATAATTTGGGTAATAGGTGGGCTGCTGTGAAGActtttgaagatgcacaaaacaAGCCTTTACAAAAGACACTCCTTGCAACCCACTTTCAAGGCAACAATCATCTCCTCAAGGGCCAAGATTTAAAGAGCTATTTCATCCTATGGTCAAGATTAGAAGCTACACATGAATGGTCATGATCAAGAGCTGAAGATGATCCAACGGTTGGTGTCTAAAGGGAGCAATGAATCAAAAGGAAGGGGTCTCTTTCCTCTCACAGTCGGAGAAGCCAGTAAGAAACTTGAAAGAATTCTTCCTCTCAAACACCATCACGCTTACAAGCCATCTTTTCTACTCAATCTTGCTTCTACCTAAGACATTCAATCTCAAGGCTTCCTCAACtacttgcttttgcaaagagggagtgcttctcttTGTAGGGCAAGTTTTCACACATGAAACATccttatttgttttcatttctaaAATACCTGAGAGGTTATCTGTTATATTTTTGAGAGAGTTCCTCACTATACCAGCTTAGAGCTACACTTGAGTGTATCCATTTGAACTCCATTTGTAAAAGTTTCTTTGTTGGGCACGAACCTTGTTAGAGGTGCAGTTTCACTTGAGTTGCAAACCCTAGTTGTAAAATTAGGAGATTGTCTTGTGAAATCTCCCGTTTGAGAGTGAACTAAAAACTCTTGTTAAGTGTGTAgcaaaaaaacttgtccagaaTCGCATCTGTCCATCAGCCTTCCAGAAGGATTTACCTCTACTGCTATTTCGCACCAAGCCATCTAAACTGTTTCCCTGCTCGCCTGTCCAGACGAATTTACGTCCCCAAATTtaaacaccttttttttttaatcaaaatccTAACATCAAGGATGGTGTTGATAGGTTTCGAGTATGTCTTTCAACATGCCAGACTTTATGACATGTCAACAATTTCTGGCATGAAATTGAGTGGATGATCTGGAATGACCCAATTGCTAAATTTTGAAACATTAAGTCACCAAAtatgaaacatttttttttcggTGACATATTGAAACTTAACCCGTCTTTTGAGTGTATAGTAGATAAACATAGCTTAGTCATATAAACCACGAGTATAGACGAACAAAATAGAAATTTCATATAGGAATTTGAAATATTAATCGAACTCACAACCTTCTTAACTTGAGAATGAGATGAGAAATTATCTTCTAAATATTTTAGGATAATAGCCGATTCTGTTATAAATATTTAATGTGTATTAGATCTGTTGAAATAAAAGTAGCTATAGACTTATAGTGTGCCAGCAACATGTTCTGTGTACACATCCCCCTTTGCGAACTATAGTGTGGTAGTTAGTCTTTTCATTTTGTTCAATTGAGAaggaaaattaatatttttatgaacaatCAGTGTATTGCCAGATACGTGAATAGTGTTTCAAATATGGTTAATATTAACAAGTCGTTCAACACTGTCATCATTTGCTAATACGACCAATCAACATAGTAACATATCCTCGATCACTTTTGAATCTTGGTAAAGAGGATTTGTGCTCCATATTGAGGGCGTAGGGTTATCTGCAGCGTCGGAGAATGCACATATGTCTGTGATACCACAAATGAATATTGCCGGACGATCATAGCCAGAACAATCTTTGCCTCATAAATGGCTTGATTTTGAGATAGGCAACCTATGGGACCTAACCCAAACGGGAATAGTGAAGCTACACGGCTACGAGACTCCTTAAACCTCAGCGGATTGAACTCATTGGCATCTTCTCCCCATATATCAGTATCATGATTTGTAGCAGTCAAGGCCAAAAACAGTTGTGTTTTAGGAGGGATGTCAATACTTCCTATCTTAACTTTCTCTAATGTTTCTCTCACCAGCATCACGATTGGTGAGTAAAGCCgaaacgtttcattcaatatcATGCTCAACTGTTCAAGTGCAAGATTACAAGACAAAGTTAGTATGATGGACATGAATCAAATCTATGTCGACTAAGGAATAGGGACGTAGCTAGGATTTGGGACTAGGGAGGGCACTGAGGGGgttgattatttatttgttatttgttaatatCCAGTCTAGTAAATATAACTTAATATGCAAAACTAGACATAGCTTACAATCTtagtaaaaaattttcaaaatccacGGGGCACCGTCCCTGGTTAGGAAAGAAGTTAGTTAACTTACAATCTTAAAATCTTGCACATTCTCTGCTACTGGAACTCCATTGGCTCCACAAACGTGGACGACTTCTTCTCGTGCCTTAATTTGCCATTCCTGATGCAGTGCTAAAAGGAGAAGTGCCCAAGTAATAAGATTTGCATTTGTTTCCTTTCCTGCAAAAAAGAATGTCTTACATTCATCAATGACTTCATCCACAGACAATCTCTCATCTTCACCATCTTGATTCTTGTACGAAGACAATAGTAAACTAAGCAGACTCTTCGAATTTTCTTTGACTTTGCTGTTTGCATCAATTAGCTTCCGTATCGATTCACGAGTTTCCTTCTCTAATCTCCACCTCTGCATGTTGTCTCTGGTCGGCAAAAACCTATTCATGTTATGAAATAATTGTGTTTAGATTCTTgcaaaaaccctaaatctttcaattatatattttacacaactgAATAAAAAGATTATGCACAAATAAGATAGAAGTAAGTAAACTGTGTGATAACCTGAATCCTTGAATGTAGACACTTCTTACAGCTCGAGTGAATAGATGCAATTGTTGATCTTGTAATTCAGAAATTCGCTTCCTTTCTTCATAACTTCCTCCAAAAATTATCTTAGTTGTTGTGTCAGCTGAGAGATCATGTATTTCTTTGTTCACTTCTACTTCaaattcttctctttctcctctaaTTTCCTCCCAATTCTCTAACATTTTCGTGGTACTAGCCACAATTTCTGGAACCGAATCctgtaaaagaagaagaaaacttcaTGTGCATTCAATAGTTTCTTTCTAAAATgaatctagttttttttttccgataAAGATCCCAGCAATTAGTATCCGCTGTTGAGTTGAATGCACAGGATCCAAAAGAATTTGTGGGCTTcacatgatacacatgaaatcttATGCATATAACTCAACAGTTGGGATAACTAAGATACCAACTACTGGGATCCATGTGATTATCGGTCAAGACTTGTGAGAGAGTGATACCTTAATTTGGTTCATGTAAAAGGCCTGTTTGGTTATCCTTCTATGAAGAGCCCATTTAGCACCTTTAAGACCAGTAAGCCCCTGGCCGAACAACTGCTTCGTGAGGGGAGTGAAACCAACCTTCCCGAAAGAGCACTCATCAGTTTTCATGAGAGCCTCCTTAATTATTTGTGGATCCGATACAGCCAACCTCGGCTTTGACCCGAACCAGTAAAGGAACGTCTTCCCATACACGCGTGACCACTCGTAGTAGTACGGTAGCACTCTTTGAAGAACAACATCGTGAGTAAAACAAGTTGATATTGGCTGTGATTTTGCATACATCCGATTGATCTCAGCCGTGTTACCGAACATCAGACGGTATCCGGGGCCTCCTATGCCTTGCCTCTTGAAGTGGTGTTGGATTCTCAACGGAATCCATCTGTTGTTGTGTATGAATCTAAAGAGCAAAACGAGAAGGATGTACAAGATCAAGAAGCAAAGGAGAAACTGCATTTTATGATATTAGAGCGACAAAGGGAGATTTGAGATGATATTGTTGATTTATGGAATGCGTTTAGATCTATCACATTTTATAATCATAATACTAATCAGAATAGTTGTTTCTGTCCTTTATTATTGAGTCATAACTTACTTGTTTGAGCTcttattgaaacaatttttatGGTGTTCAAAAGAAAACTCAAATGCCCACGTATTTGTGTCTAATACATATTTCAACATTCGAACATTTTATAGGTCAACTTGAGTATCAAAATTTGCACtaaacattaattttatttaatattttcaccttttgttttttttttagttttgtttgtctttaatttgtgaaattttaaacATGCAGTGTGGATAAATAATATGCAGTGCAGATAAATAAACATGCAGTACAGATAAATTCACATGCAATGTAGATAAATCATatgcagtgcagataaattcatATGTAGTGTGCAGATAAATTCATTAtagtgcagataaattaaatttacatgcgatattattttcatttaagaGAATATATCGATGAGTGATCTTttttgaaagagtttttcaTACTGATtgagaatatgtaattttttttttcaattttcatcatgtattttgagagagaaatcgttttgaagttttgtttaaaaataaaataaaaaaaatcaaaactgcTGATGTCATGTGTGTAGAGAAAATATGGGAGAGAGAGGTGGACATGCTACATGCATAAAGttagataattttattaaaagaaaaggggCATTTGTTTccttataattaaattttttttaactgtccttattggaacaaattTCCTGATTGTGGACCTAttaaaattacttctatattaTATCCatatgatttattattatttcaaatcatgtgtttttaaaattttgtttttgcttcttaCTCTCTCTTATGTAATTTCTTTCGATTCTTCTCATTAACGAACGCACAATTATTTTTACATTGTAGGTGCATTCTCTTGTGACTTATCTTCAGTTGATGTTTTCATTACTTTAAATATAATAACCTCATTTCTTATATTCTCTCGTGACTACGTGTCCACCACACATACaacaatgagttttttttttttttttttttttttaccatacattgtgctagtttgtcttttttttttggatgactGAGCGTCAATTATTTGTCGGTGTCGGTTAATAATGCAAAAGAGTATTGTTTCGTAGGACCTGCGTCAGCTACTTTGTCCTTTTTTGCATTTATATATGAATCAATTGTCATAGGAAAGGGACCACCTTATCAAAACAAATATCATAGACAAATAATTGTCAACCTCGTTTTAGTTAATAATTACTGAAGAATCATTGCTGGGGCGGGAATTCTGGTGGGTATCAATTATTTAATCCCAAGAGGGGAAAAATGGAAAACCACTGAtgaatatttttgaagaagaatcATGCATGATTATTGTTTAGTAGGACCATTTGATAGTGCACAAGCTCCAGCAACTACTggtatagagagagagaatgtgtgTAAGAAAGGTGGCTCGTTGGATTTGCTTTCCAAATTCCAACGGTATATATTTGGTACAGGAGGATAGTCTGGTACGTACCCCGATCCCTCTCGAAAGTAGCTGAAATGGATACTTGCAGGAGTGGTTTTCTGTTTTTGATACCAACTTCATTACATTAGAACATCTCTCTCCTCTAGGGTTGTTAATAAACTTGTAGAAACGGAAACGACCGCCAAAATGACTAAGTGGTCgtttatttttggaaaaaatttaCTTAGTGGATTCTTGACATATCAATAGCCTATTAAGTGTCAAATTTTGGACCACACGCACACATAAACCAATAAAATTTCACCATGTGTactcaagagagagaaagagatacaAGAATGAGGGAAAGTAGTTGATAATAATTGGTATTATGGAGTGTTTGAAAATATTGTACCATTGTATCACATACATTTGGTATTAGTTTTTAACACCAATATCAATACATAACGAATACTACATTTTTGGTTATCATTAGAGATGCtctaaattgtcaaaaaatgaTGTTtgagtaaataaaataaaatatttgttaaGAGATTCTGATGCGAGTTTTCTTAGAACCAACAAACGTAGCCTGGACGATCACCCAGCCTGAACCAAGACCATGATTCCTCATAAATATATGGCTCATCACTAGAAAACAACCTGAAACCGAAGTCATGCAGAGCATAGCAAATTACGGGCCAAAAACAGTAGCCGGCCCTGCAAAACAAGCACATGCAGCTCAATAGCATAAGTCCACCTTCATAGCAAAAGTAGCTCAAATTCAATGAGCCCATCTCAATAAGCAAACGCAACCTGCAATGGGTGTCACTTTTTGAGGTGTCAAACATTATccgtaataaaaaaaaaaaagtcctcaATTATGCAACCGCCTCCGTGAGCCGAAGGATGCCGCTTCAGTTGTGAATAAGAGCTGGTTAGAAAGCCCGTCTTCACACCCACAGTAAAAGATCCACAGCCCAACATTACAAGCATTGCCAAAAGCCCAAAATCGCTCTTGGTATGCAACAAATGGACCCTCCACCTGGACTACTTCACACAGCCCATAATAGTAGCCCATgtgacccaaaaaaataaaatgtaagtTTTATTTGTACCTCATTATTTTCCAACAACACCTCacgaaaattgaaaaatatctaAGAACAtcctaaataacaaaaaaactcGTACATTTATAAATAATAGTCGAAATCCCGCGCGATGCGCGGGCatgctctttttttcttttttgttttgttgagttTTATTTGTTAGATTTTTAGGTGTTATCTTCCACAACATCATCGTCATTTTTCGAATCCCTCTTACTTGCAATCTCCCCATCAACAGTACCGTCCTAATGATCAGGAAAAAAATGTTTACTATTATTGAGGCAAGGCAATCCACACAGTCAAGCATTTTATATGCATCAAGATAAATGTAACTCTAGATGCAAGAACATGTCACCTCTCCCGATCTTTTCTTTAACATTTGTCTTTTAACATTTTCTCCAGAAATTCGCAAAAACATGTCTAACATTTTCCGCACAAATTCATTTGCGAGTAATCGTCTTTCTCCAACTCTGTGGAATTTCAAAAGAGTTTTTATATTCAGTAGTATCATATATCAAAACATCTACAACTTAAGaatctaaaataatttttatacatactttgtttttcttatatGATAGTAATacctcattggttttcttttgtGGTTCTTCTAATTTGATTTAGAATGCACTTGCACCCCCAACCATGACGTCAAGATCagtatctaataaatttaatattgtatATTCTTTGTTCCCGTATATAATCAATCTGTTTCTTTTAGTTGAAACACGTACGAAGACCTTTGAGATTCTTGAGTTGAGGAGGAATCTCAGACGTTGAATCACCGCTTGGGCTATCAGCTGAGATGAAGGTACCAACAATCCTTTGCAACTCTGTATCAAACATTGTGAAAATAGTTTTACTCGTATCGTCGGACACCTGAACCTCAACCTTGAAACTGCAGGAACATGTCTTTCCTTAGGCATCGCTAGTAAACTAAAGCATATCAGAGAAAAGTTATTATAATCTCAATGGGAATACCTGGTAGTAGGAAAAATTGAGTTCATGTTGCATAAATTGTAGCGAAAAAGTAAGAATAAGCTTCTTCTTACAAACCTCGCCTGTAAAGTAAAACCATCcgcatttattttttgaattcatGTGATGGTAGCACGAACACTCACAACAATATAATTCTCCACTTACTTTTCTGGCATCTGTTATTAAGCCAAGCAAtaacaaaaattagaaaagcaCAATTGCAAATCCATATTGGCCAACCAATGAGAATGACATTAACAAATTCCAAACAAAATATAAGAGCATTATTGAAAAGCAAGGTTCTGGCATGGAAAATTTCTCATTGAATGAAAAATTAGCGCTAATATGTTGATAAATATAGAACAACCATTTATTGATAGACAGAATATGCATAAATCTATTGCACCAAAACCTAGATATATACATAACAAATCATCACACATATGAGATATCAAAAACgtgaatata of Tripterygium wilfordii isolate XIE 37 chromosome 13, ASM1340144v1, whole genome shotgun sequence contains these proteins:
- the LOC120013675 gene encoding cytochrome P450 734A1-like, encoding MQFLLCFLILYILLVLLFRFIHNNRWIPLRIQHHFKRQGIGGPGYRLMFGNTAEINRMYAKSQPISTCFTHDVVLQRVLPYYYEWSRVYGKTFLYWFGSKPRLAVSDPQIIKEALMKTDECSFGKVGFTPLTKQLFGQGLTGLKGAKWALHRRITKQAFYMNQIKDSVPEIVASTTKMLENWEEIRGEREEFEVEVNKEIHDLSADTTTKIIFGGSYEERKRISELQDQQLHLFTRAVRSVYIQGFRFLPTRDNMQRWRLEKETRESIRKLIDANSKVKENSKSLLSLLLSSYKNQDGEDERLSVDEVIDECKTFFFAGKETNANLITWALLLLALHQEWQIKAREEVVHVCGANGVPVAENVQDFKILSMILNETFRLYSPIVMLVRETLEKVKIGSIDIPPKTQLFLALTATNHDTDIWGEDANEFNPLRFKESRSRVASLFPFGLGPIGCLSQNQAIYEAKIVLAMIVRQYSFVVSQTYVHSPTLQITLRPQYGAQILFTKIQK